CGGACATCGTGACGTTCCCGTGCTATTCGTGGCACCACACGGTCGTCGTGCCGAAGGGCCATCCGCTCGTCGGCCGCGCGAACCTGACGCTCGAGGAAATCGCCGAGTACCCGATCATCACGTACGACCAGGACTTCACGGGCCGCTCGCACATCGACCAGGCGTTCACGCAGGCGGGCGCCGTGCCCGACGTCGTGCTGACCGCGATCGACGCGGACGTGATCAAGACTTACGTCGAACTCGGGATGGGGATCGGCGTGGTCGCGGCGATGGCTTACGATCCGCAGCGCGACACGGGGCTCGTCGCGCTCGATACGCAACACCTGTTCGAGGCGAGCACGACGCGGGTCGGGCTGCGCAAGGGTGCGTTCCTGCGTGCGTATGCGTACCGACTGATCGAAATGTTCGCGCCGCACCTGAACGAAGCGGAAATCGCGGGGCTGTTGCGCGAAGCCGTTTGACCGGTGTACTTCGCGCGCCGTCCGGGCCATTGCCGCGGATGGCGCGACTTGCAGCACGTGTGCGTTGCCGCATACGGCACCGGGCGGCGGCAGGGGATTGCCGCCATCACGGCTGAAGCATCCGCCGAGCGATAACACGCAAGGTGCGTCGCGTCAGGTGACGATCGCCGATGTTTTCAGCCAACAGAAAAACAAGAACAACCTGCGACGCCGAACCTCGGCGCGAAACGCACAATCGGCAGTCGTCCTCGTTCACAAGGCTGCGCGTTCAAATCACCGGTTCCGTCACAGTCGACGACATATCGCGACGGCGAACGAGGCCGGGCTTCGTGCCGATCGTCGACGCGATCACGCTATCCGGCACGACCCGCTCATCACCGGCAAGCCTGCTACGAAGCACTTCGACGATCCGCCGTCGGCGTTGCGAGTGTCGTATTTGCGCGTCGTGAAGCGCGCTCGCGCGCTCCGAATAAACCCTTAAATATTGATCAGACAGGTTGCGCGCCGAAGCGAATCGGTACAGCATAGCCTTCACTCCGCCGGCGTCCCGCCGGCGGTGGCGCGTCGACGACAGCACGCGCCAGGCAGTCGGCCGTCTGCCTCGCTTCCATTCCGTGGTACCGACAGCAGCATCGATGGCCATTGCCCGGGTAGTGTGGCGCAAACGTTTGCTCACATTAAAACAACAGTCGAATAACAATCCGGCCTTCGGGCCAGTCGCCAGGAGATGTGTATGAATGTCCGCTTTCGCCGTCGCTTCCTGACCGCCGCGCTCGCCGCCGTCGCGGTGGCCGCCGCACCGGCCGTCCACGCGCAATCCGCGGCCAAGCCGAAGGTCGCGCTCGTGATGAAGTCGCTCGCCAACGAGTTCTTCCTGACCATGGAAACGGGCGCGAAGGAATACCAGAAACACAACGCGAACCAGTTCGACCTGATCACCAACGGCATCAAGGACGAGACCGACACCGCGAACCAGATCCGCATCGTCGAGCAGATGATCGTCTCGAAGGTCGATGCGATCGTGCTCGCGCCGGCCGATTCGAAGGCGCTCGTGCCGGTCGTGAAGAAGGCCGTGGACGCCGGCATCGTCGTCGTGAACATCGACAACCGGCTCGATCCCGACGTGCTGAAGTCGAAGAACCTGAACGTGCCGTTCGTCGGCCCGGACAATCGCAAAGGCGCGCGCAAGATCGGCGATTACCTCGCGAAGCGGCTGAAGGCGGGCGACCAGGTCGGCATCGTCGAAGGCGTGTCGACGACGACCAACGCGCAGCAGCGCACGGCCGGCTTCCAGGACGCGATGAAGGCGGGCGGGATGAAGGTCGTGTCGGTGCAGTCGGGCGAATGGGAGATCGACAAGGGCAATGCGGTGGCCGCCGCGATGCTCAACGAATACCCGAACCTGAAGGCGCTGCTGTGCGGCAACGACAACATGGCAATCGGCGCCGTGTCGGCCGTGCGCGCAGCCGGCAAGCAGGGCAAGGTGCTCGTGGTCGGCTACGACAACATCAACGCGATCAAGCCGATGCTGAAGGACGGCCGCGTGCTCGCGACCGCCGACCAGTACGCGGCGAAGCAGGCCGTGTTCGGCATCGACACCGCGCTCAAGGCGATCGCCGAGCATCGCAAGCAGGCCGACATGTCCGGCGTGGTCGAGACGCCGGTGGATCTCGTGACGAAGTAACGCCGCACCGGTCCGGCCGCCGCCCTCAAGAATCCGGCGCGGCGGCCGTTATCCGGTGTGAGCGCGATCACGGCCACTGCATGCACATGCACTAGTGAGCGTCATACCCGCGCGCCCCGTGCGCGCGGCCGCAACCAGGATCGCGATGGAACCGACCTTCCAACCCTCCCGTTCAGCCCATCCCGTGCTGTCCGTATCCGGCATCGGCAAGACCTATGCCGAACCCGTGCTCGCCGACGTCACGCTGACGCTCGACGCGGGCCAGGCGCTCGCGCTGACGGGCGAGAACGGCGCCGGCAAGAGCACGTTGTCGAAAATCATCGGCGGGCTCGTCGACCCGACCACCGGCACGATGCAACTCGGCGGCGAGGCGTACGCGCCGGCGAGCCGCACGCAGGCCGAGGCGCTCGGCGTGCGCATGGTGATGCAGGAGCTGAACCTGCTGCCGACGCTGAGCGTCGCCGAAAACCTGTTCCTGAACCGCCTGCCGCGGCGCTTCGGGATCATCGATCGCGCGCGGCTGCGCGACGACGCGCGTGCCGCGATGGCGCAGGTCGGGCTCGATGCGGTCGATCCCGATACGCCGGTCGGCGCGCTCGGCATCGGCCATCA
This DNA window, taken from Burkholderia cenocepacia, encodes the following:
- a CDS encoding sugar ABC transporter substrate-binding protein, with product MNVRFRRRFLTAALAAVAVAAAPAVHAQSAAKPKVALVMKSLANEFFLTMETGAKEYQKHNANQFDLITNGIKDETDTANQIRIVEQMIVSKVDAIVLAPADSKALVPVVKKAVDAGIVVVNIDNRLDPDVLKSKNLNVPFVGPDNRKGARKIGDYLAKRLKAGDQVGIVEGVSTTTNAQQRTAGFQDAMKAGGMKVVSVQSGEWEIDKGNAVAAAMLNEYPNLKALLCGNDNMAIGAVSAVRAAGKQGKVLVVGYDNINAIKPMLKDGRVLATADQYAAKQAVFGIDTALKAIAEHRKQADMSGVVETPVDLVTK